From one Delphinus delphis chromosome 21, mDelDel1.2, whole genome shotgun sequence genomic stretch:
- the STAR gene encoding steroidogenic acute regulatory protein, mitochondrial, with product MKHSLQLEAFKAQDARSSRGCRTQRPTLTAQERSQEHHHQPPRLPHRQGTMLLATFKLCAGSSYRHVRNMKGLRHQAVLAIGQELNRRAPGGPTAAAWINQVRRRGSLLGSQLEDTLYSNQELAYIQQGEEAMQRALGILSDQEGWKKESQQANGDEVLSKVIPDVGKVFRLEVVVDQPVERLYEELVEHMEAMGEWNPNVKEIKVLQKIGKDTVITHELAAEAAGNLVGPRDFVSVRCTKRRGSVCVLAGMATHYGEMPEQKGVIRAEHGPTCMVLHPLAGSPSKTKLTWLLNIDLKGWLPKTIINQVLSQTQVDFANHLRKRLESRPTLEARC from the exons ATGAAACACAGCCTTCAGCTGGAGGCATTTAAGGCGCAGGACGCACGGTCCAGCCGCGGCTGCAGGACCCAGAGGCCAACCCTGACGGCCCAGGAGAGGAGCCAAGAGCACCACCACCAGCCTCCACGCCTGCCCCACCGCCAAGGAACCATGCTCCTCGCCACGTTTAAGCTGTGCGCCGGGAGCTCCTACCGACACGTGCGCAACATGAAGG gGCTGAGGCACCAGGCTGTGCTGGCCATCGGCCAGGAGCTGAACCGCAGGGCCCCGGGGGGCCCGACCGCAGCTGCCTGGATTAACCAGGTCCGGCGTCGCGGCTCTCTGCTCG GTTCTCAGCTGGAAGACACTCTCTACAGCAACCAAGAACTGGCCTATATCCAGCAGGGAGAGGAGGCCATGCAGAGGGCCCTGGGCATCCTCAGTGACCAGGAGGGCTGGAAGAAGGAGAGCCAGCAG GCGAATGGGGACGAAGTGTTGAGTAAAGTGATCCCAGACGTGGGCAAGGTGTTCCGGCTGGAGGTGGTAGTGGACCAGCCCGTGGAGAGGCTTTACGAAGAGCTCGTGGAGCACATGGAGGCCATGGGCGAGTGGAACCCGAATGTCAAGGAGATCAAG GTCCTGCAGAAGATTGGAAAAGACACAGTCATCACTCACGAGTTGGCCGCAGAGGCGGCAGGAAACCTTGTGGGGCCCCGAGACTTCGTGAGTGTGCGCTGTACCAAGCGCCGGGGCTCCGTGTGTGTGCTGGCTGGCATGGCCACACACTACGGGGAGATGCCCGAGCAGAAGGGCGTCATCAG AGCTGAGCACGGCCCCACCTGCATGGTGCTCCATCCCCTGGCTGGAAGCCCCTCAAAGACCAAACTCACCTGGCTGCTCAACATTGACCTCAAG GGATGGCTGCCAAAGACTATCATCAACCAGGTCCTCTCGCAGACCCAGGTGGACTTTGCCAACCACCTGCGCAAGCGCCTGGAGTCCCGCCCCACTCTGGAAGCCAGGTGTTGA